gctctaattgtaaaaatagaaaggttattaaagagttggatgtttggactcatctatatttgagtgggtttacatgaagttacaaaatttggtatcatcatggggaaactgattatgaacattgtagtactagcgaacctcagccagcggttagattagaagaaccaattagaacggatgtagattatggtgtaggtactgagcagatggtaaatgatcattttagaggggaagatttacccaatgcacaagctaggagattttataatatgttggatgctggaaagcaaccattgtacgaaggttgcagagatggtcattcagctttatcatctgctacaagattgatgggcattaaaacatattataatttggctgaagactatgtggatgcgattgctgattttgtaaaaggtattctacccgaggataatgtagctcctggttcatactacgaggttcagaaattcgtagctggtcttggtttatcgtatcaggtaatagatgtatgcagcgacaactgcatgatttattggagggcggatgaacagcgggttacaagcaaattttgtgggaagcctctttataaagatacgagtggaagagttccagtaccatataaaaggatgtggtatttgcctttgatggaaaggttgcagaggttgtatatgtctgaacgcacagcgcaaccaatgagatgacattcggagcactcaacagatggtgagatcagcaatccttcagatgcaaaagcgtggaagcatttccaatcaaagtatcccgactttgcttACGAGAGAaaaaatgtctaccttggattatgtactgatggtttcagcccgtttggcaagagtggaagacagtattctctatggccagtcattcttacaccatacaacctacccccaaacttgtgcttgcgacgagagtttttgtttctctcgattctcgttcccggaccagagcatcctaagagatcacttgatgtgtttcttcagccactaatatatgactTGCAaaaactatgggctcaaggtgctgaaacatacgatgtttcgtgtaaagaaaactttcaaatgcaggcagtactaatgtggacaataagtgatttttcaGCAtgtggtatgttatctggatggacaacgcatggaaggctatcatgtccatattgtcaagataacactgatgttttccaactaaaacacggaaggaaatgtgttggtttgactgtcacgggagattcctaccacctgatcatccatatcgtaggagtaggaatttgtttacgaagaacaagagggtgtttgacagtccacctctggaaatttgtgggaaagatttgaagacacaactaagagattttggtgcagaaaggacgccagacgtcggtggacatgagcgttttccggtagatgctgttggagacctacataactggcacaaaaaaaatattttctgggatctgccatactaggaggatcatctgctaaggcataatttagatgtcatgcatattgagaagaacttttttgacaatctcatgaatacgatccttaatgttcaaggtaaaacaaaagataatttgaagtcaagactggatttagtcggtatatgtgctcgttcagaacttcatgttgatgagaatggtagggctccctttcccatataccgacttgatgcagagggaaaaaatgtgttctttgattggatttcaaacgatgtggaatttccagacggttacgcatctaatttgcgtaactgtatcgactgaaaggaaggaaagtttactggcttgaaaagccacgattgtcatgtaatgatgcagcgcctccttccgtttgccttcttttttttttttttgagtgaatgttaaatttattcatcaaaaaaacccTTCTTACATCAAGTGTAACCTCTATTCTCAGAATTCATAAATCTAATTTTTAGACTTCAAAAAATTACATTCTAGTACTAAACCAAAATTGTAAACCTTCTTCCCAACCCTTCATTCCTTTAGTTCTTAACAGACTCAGTTTGTTCCTCATACCTTTTTCCAGCAACTTCATCAGTATCTCAATAGGCATTGGATTTTCCTCATGCTTGATCCTATTTCTCTCTCGCCACAGAGCATGCACTGTTGCTTGAAGAGCATATATGAGACAAAACTTCTTCTTGTTCTCCATTCTCTCATCATTAATGAGTATCAATAACTCAGACCAAGCACTCGTATAATCATTACAAAGCACACCTTTCATGAGATACTCCCAAACCTGAGCCGAGTATGAGCATTCAAAAAACAAATGGCTTCTAGTCTCTGATGCATTCTTACAGAGCACACACATCTCCACAGCCCCCGGGTCCCACTTAACAATTCTGTCCATAGTAGACAATCTGTCCCTTACTGCTAGCCAAGTCACAAAAGCAAATTTAGGAGTTACATTTGTGAACCAGATTCCACTTGACCAGTCACAAACCACCCCAGGAGAGCGTAATAACGACCAAGTTTCATAAGTAGAGAACTTTGGTTTGAACCCCGACTTCCTTCTCCAAATATTTGTATCAGAAACTTCACTTCTCAGCTTCTCCTTTACCAAGATTAGATCAGCTTCAATATCATTAAGTAGAGAGGCtttgtgtcttcttcttctccttacaCTCTGTAATGCTTCCTCCACCGTAGCGCTTCTATTAATACCCATATCCACCATGCCACGCTCACCCAGAACATTAACAAGAACTCCTCGATCTAGCCAATTGTCAAACCAAAACGAGGTTTGTCTCCCATTACCCAAGTCTTTGTTATGAAAACTCCTTACTACCTCTCTCATCTTTAACATCTTCTTCCACATCTAAGAACCAATCTGAGTTTTCTCATTTATTTCCCAGAAACTCTTTTGCTTCAACAGGTTGCTAGTTACCCATTTCCCCCATAACGAAACTCCCGATAACGTTCTCCAAATAAGTTTTAACACATTGACTGCATTAACCTCCTTGAGATTCCTAATTCCCATACCACCTTCCTTCTTTACTCGACAAACTTCTTTCCACGCAACCTTAGCGCCTGAACTTTTCAACTCTGGACCAGTCCAGAGAAACGCCCCACACAGTTGTTCTATTTCACGAATACACCTACTTGGGAGACGGTAGACACTGGCCCAGAAATTGACAATACTCATGATAACAGACTTGATTAATTGTAATCGTCCAGCATACGAGAGAAATCTACTTGTCCAAGAGCTAATCCTGCATCTGATCTTCTCCACCAGAGGCAAGAAATCTTGCTTCCTCATGGCTTTGGTCATCAATGGTAATCCCAAGTAGCGAACCGGGAGGTTCCCTTTTGCAAATGGAAAATTTGCCAAGATTCTTCTCTCTTCAACCTCCGAGACACCAGCTAAATACAGAGTATATTTTTCTATACTGATGCTTAAACCAGACCACTTTGCAAACTTCTCAAAGACAGAAAGAGCTCCTTGAACAGATTCCTTAGACCCCTCCACAAAAACCATCAAATCATCCGCAAAGCAAAGGTGAGTGAGCAAGAGAGACTTACAACGAGGATGAAATTTGAACCTCTTTTCAGCCACTGCTTTGTCAATCTTGGGCGATAAAACGTTCATGCACAATACAAAAAGATAGGGGGACAGAGAGCAACCCTGACGCAGCCCTCTGGAGCTTTGGAAGTATCCCGCGAGTTCCCCGTTCACTAGCACCGAGAAAGAGGGTGTAGTAACGCACAGTCTGATCCATTTTATGAACTTCTCTAGGATACCTAACGCCTCCAAACTCCTCAAGACAAACTCCCATTGTACAGAATCAAACGCCTTTGAAATGTCAATCTTCATTACTCCTCTAGGTGTAACTGAATCCTTATGATAGTCTTTCACTAACTCAGAAGCCAACAAAACATTCTCCATTAACAACCTACTTTTGATGAAAGCAGATTGGTTTTCAGAAATAATACTCGGAAGAATCACCTTCAGTCGATTCGCTAATATCTTGGAGACAACTTTGTACAGCACATTGCAGCAGGCAATTGGTCTATAATCTTTCATCTCCATAGAGTCTTCCTTCTTAGGGATTAACGCAAGGATAGTAGAATTTACCCCTTTTGGAAGAAACCCATAACGGAAAACAGATTGAATTGCTACTGTGAAATCACGTCCAAGCACAGGCCAAGCCGTCCTAAAAAACTCACTTGGAAATCCATCTGGCCCCGGCGACTTATTTGAAGGCATGGAGAATAGAACTTTCCTGATTTCCTCTGGTGTAACCTCTGCTTCCAACTGTCTACTCTCATCTTCATTACATCTGTAGTGGAGAAGCTCCTTCAACTCCTCTACTGTTACACCTTGATAATCTTCAGgagtttgatttaaaaaatctgaaaaaaaccTTTCTGCCTCATCCTTTATCTCCCTGTGACTATTAATAACCACACCATCCGATCGTCTGATTTCCCTCATAGCATTCTGAGCTTTCCTGACCCTTATGGAGTTGTGAAACGTTGTGTTATTAAGATCCCCCACATCCAGCCAATGAAGTTTTGATTTCTGCTTTAAGTGTTCTTCTTCCAACCCTGCCACATGAAGCCATTTCGAATATGCTTCTGCTTCCTCACGAACACTTTCCGCGTTTGCCTGCACCAACGTGTTCTTTTGCTTCTCACAGAGAAGACCATAAGCCTCCTGAGTTCTCTTCGTTAGATTACCCAACTCCTCTCCTCCCAATGCTCTAATAAGCGGTTTTAGGGCTTTCAGCTTCTTAGAAAACCTAAACATTGCAGAAGTTGAATGGAAAAGAACCTCTGTTGAATCCCAATAATTCCTCATCATCGGCAGAAAACTCGGTAAACTACCAGTAgcatttacatatttaaacGGTCTTCTTATTTTCTCAACAAGAGGCTTCAGACGAAACTTACACCTCATGTGGTCCGAGCATCCTTCTGGTTCAAATACTGCAAAACTGTCCGGGAATTTTGTGAGAGCAGTATCATTCATCAACACtctatcaagcttcttacatatcACACCCTCTTCTCTCTTATTGCACCAAGTATGCATTGGCCCCTGATAACCCATGTCCGAGAGGTTACAATGTAGAACAAGTCTCTGAAAATCTCTCATCCCCCCTGGTATTCTTCCCAAATTCTCAAACCCAGAGCTTTCTGCACCATCTAGAATTTCGTTAAAATCACCCATCAACAGCCAAGCTTTATTACTAAACATCGGGGAAGTATGATGATAGTACAAATCACTCCAGAGCTCCTTCCTTTCCTCTACCAGATTACTAGCATAGATGAaggtacaaaaaaaatcttcctCACTTTGCAACCCCACCGAGCAGGTAATTAACTGGTCTGTCTTGTATACCGGCGTCATCCTGACTGATTCTCTCCAAACCAATCAGATCCTACCTCCATTACTATGCTCATAATTTGTCATTACTGACCAGTCTCTAAACACTGAATTCAAAATTTTCCCAGCCCTATTTTCTTTTACTCTTGTCTCCAACACACAACCAAACATCATCTCTCTATTCCTCACCCATTCTTCAAAGACGGAATGCTTCAACAACTTATTAAATCTGCGCACATTCCAGAAGAACCCCGCCATATTAGTTTTTTAGTCGAGAAGACCGTTTACTCACTGGAATTGCATCCCGAGCTTTTGCCTTCTGGCCTTTCTTTCTTCCCCTCTGATGAACAGCTCTATCTTTCCCTTTGCTTCTTTCCAATAAACTATCTTCCATTCTTTTGTTCTCCAGATCCTCcagtctttgattctcttcaCACTCATCCTCCTCAGAGTCCTACTGATTCTCTACATGCTCCTTTACATCTACTCCTTCAGTGTCTTGAGCCTCTCCCATAatttctccttcctcttcttcatttatACTCAAAAATGAGTATTTTGACGCCGATATTTGAATTTCC
This region of Brassica napus cultivar Da-Ae chromosome C5, Da-Ae, whole genome shotgun sequence genomic DNA includes:
- the LOC125587291 gene encoding uncharacterized protein LOC125587291 is translated as MREVVRSFHNKDLGNGRQTSFWFDNWLDRGVLVNVLGERGMVDMGINRSATVEEALQSVRRRRRHKASLLNDIEADLILVKEKLRSEVSDTNIWRRKSGFKPKFSTYETWSLLRSPGVVCDWSSGIWFTNVTPKFAFVTWLAVRDRLSTMDRIVKWDPGAVEMCVLCKNASETRSHLFFECSYSAQVWEYLMKGVLCNDYTSAWSELLILINDERMENKKKFCLIYALQATVHALWRERNRIKHEENPMPIEILMKLLEKGNGSDTCVYGEWVVKGSLREFVVNNRKGGRMFLVSDGCTHGELLEMALEDYGLDKKIEKMVLTYSLLDVILQQMAPDTPHMHVTNDRQVRNLIE